A single genomic interval of Granulicella tundricola MP5ACTX9 harbors:
- a CDS encoding alpha/beta hydrolase has translation MPFPSQVRTLEDLRGPVGRLEAILNTGSPDAPYAAVIGHPHPPSGGTMHNKVVYHAMKAFTHFALPVLRFNFRGTGLSEGAHDEGRGEVEDVRAAVDYLHRLTSKPILFAGFSFGSNVGLRACCGDPRVQGLVGLGLPIRAAERDYRYDFLPHCIAPKLFISGDHDQFCPPDILAELMKTAPLPCQTVIIPGAEHFFQGIPTDPKPKLDQMQQALRTWLEGTFQLQSHS, from the coding sequence ATGCCTTTCCCCTCCCAGGTCCGCACCCTAGAAGACCTCCGCGGCCCCGTCGGCCGCCTGGAAGCTATCCTCAACACCGGCTCACCCGACGCCCCCTACGCCGCCGTCATCGGCCACCCCCACCCACCCTCCGGCGGCACCATGCACAACAAGGTCGTCTATCACGCCATGAAGGCCTTCACCCACTTTGCCCTGCCCGTCCTGCGCTTCAACTTCCGCGGCACCGGCCTCTCGGAGGGCGCACACGACGAAGGCCGGGGCGAGGTCGAAGACGTCCGCGCCGCCGTCGATTACCTCCACCGCCTCACCAGCAAGCCCATCCTCTTCGCCGGCTTCTCCTTCGGCTCAAACGTAGGCCTCCGAGCCTGCTGCGGCGACCCCCGCGTCCAAGGCCTCGTAGGCCTCGGCCTCCCCATCCGAGCCGCCGAACGCGACTACCGCTACGACTTCCTCCCACACTGCATCGCCCCCAAGCTCTTCATCAGCGGAGACCACGATCAGTTCTGCCCCCCGGACATCCTCGCCGAACTCATGAAGACCGCACCACTCCCCTGCCAGACCGTCATCATCCCCGGCGCCGAGCACTTCTTCCAGGGCATCCCCACAGACCCCAAACCCAAACTGGACCAGATGCAGCAAGCCCTCCGCACATGGCTGGAGGGCACCTTCCAACTTCAATCGCACTCATAG
- a CDS encoding alpha/beta fold hydrolase, translated as MQTQDKSVVVGGVRVHYQQCGSGPALIMVHGLVGSARNWDQNIEFLSRDATVYALDLANMGESERVRGLDAGMAATADRVAAFMDALGIVDADVAGHSHGGAVVMMLAARHSERVRKLVLFAPANPFCELCRGLVKFYNTRVGQTFARIIPRLPRLAHDVAHRRMYVDKRRVTPEALASYTDGLNRESVEHMLGILRQWWSDMGVLRSRLAEVAKVPTLLIWGDQDFAVGVRSGERLAEALGARLMVIPNVGHLPFAERPEVCNAAMREWLRG; from the coding sequence ATGCAGACGCAGGACAAGTCGGTTGTTGTGGGTGGGGTGCGTGTGCATTACCAGCAGTGTGGGAGTGGACCTGCGCTGATCATGGTGCATGGGCTGGTGGGCTCGGCACGGAACTGGGATCAGAATATTGAGTTTTTGTCGCGGGATGCGACGGTGTATGCGCTGGACCTGGCGAATATGGGTGAGTCGGAGCGGGTTCGCGGTCTGGATGCTGGGATGGCTGCGACGGCGGATCGAGTTGCGGCGTTTATGGACGCGCTGGGGATTGTGGATGCGGATGTGGCTGGGCACTCGCATGGTGGGGCGGTGGTGATGATGCTGGCTGCTCGGCACTCCGAGCGGGTGAGGAAGCTGGTGCTGTTTGCGCCGGCGAATCCGTTCTGCGAGCTTTGCCGGGGGCTGGTCAAGTTCTACAACACACGGGTGGGGCAGACGTTTGCGCGGATTATTCCAAGGCTGCCGCGGCTGGCGCATGACGTGGCTCATCGGCGGATGTATGTGGATAAGCGGCGAGTGACGCCGGAGGCGCTGGCGAGCTATACGGATGGGCTGAATCGCGAGTCCGTTGAACATATGCTGGGGATTCTGCGGCAGTGGTGGAGCGATATGGGGGTGCTTCGGAGCAGGCTGGCGGAGGTGGCAAAGGTGCCAACGCTGCTGATCTGGGGCGACCAGGATTTTGCTGTGGGGGTGAGGTCCGGGGAGCGGCTGGCAGAGGCGCTTGGTGCCCGGCTGATGGTGATTCCGAACGTGGGGCATCTGCCATTTGCGGAGCGGCCGGAGGTTTGTAATGCGGCTATGCGGGAGTGGTTGAGGGGCTAA